A window of the Bacillus sp. A301a_S52 genome harbors these coding sequences:
- a CDS encoding peptidoglycan-binding protein: MIPSIPSQGIIGAFKSTNLFPSCKDARCFFYSKSDSWYFGARTKSAVCTFQLQNNLQVDGIEGPYTFQTLFK, from the coding sequence TTGATTCCTTCCATTCCTTCCCAAGGAATAATAGGTGCGTTTAAATCAACCAATTTATTTCCCTCCTGTAAAGATGCACGTTGCTTTTTCTACTCCAAAAGCGATAGCTGGTATTTTGGAGCAAGAACAAAAAGCGCCGTCTGTACCTTCCAACTCCAAAACAACTTACAAGTTGATGGGATTGAAGGACCTTATACTTTTCAAACCTTGTTTAAATGA